A region of Chitinophaga horti DNA encodes the following proteins:
- a CDS encoding xanthine dehydrogenase family protein molybdopterin-binding subunit — protein MGLFDYKRKAKPPVDGRVEGVAKVTGSGKYAAEYEVPNVCHAVLVSSTVAAGTIKSIDVSAAQQADGVLDIVTHLHKPLVPGLADEEKIKQSRFGLPVFHTDKIFFRGQPVAMVIAKTLEDANYAASLVEVTYNEAPAKVDFDEARKSVELKSAGRERGSEAAWNNAAAIIEQEYNIATEVHNPMEMHATIAHWTAADKLVLYDKNQGVMNVQRTFAGLFNIPAANITVHSEFVGGGFGSGLRVWSNALAAIMAALQVKRPVKLMLTRPQMFSLTGYRPASWQKIKLGADANGVFQGLVHQAKNGSSVYENFSEGITRISRITYKFDNLKTEQIAVPLNLGTPTWMRGPGECTGAFALESAIDELSYKLNIDPVELRLKNFALRNDPENGKPYSTNFVDEGIRKGAEMIGWSARKSQPGAITEGDWKIGYGVGIGMWSAGRGTASAGITMNKDGVVTIKTAMTDIGTGTGTAMHNMVHTFTGISKNKIKVAVGHSDLPTAGSQGGSTGLSSISGAVSAVCDALKLKLAGYAADIKPAYKDAKVADVLLSDKGIAFQSANNQFIAWPALWEKHQLTELDVEASSGPGQERQQYSFCVSAAHFAKVGVNIKTGKVKIEKAVCVADGGRIVNEKPAANQVSGAIVGGIGMALMEEIHADKKLGNLVGNDLAGYHFAVNADAPILEVAFVNKPDPNINPSGAKGLGEVGIIGSAAAIANAIYNATGKRLRDLPITPDKILM, from the coding sequence ATGGGTCTTTTTGATTATAAAAGAAAAGCAAAGCCGCCGGTGGACGGGCGCGTAGAAGGGGTAGCCAAGGTGACCGGCTCGGGCAAATATGCTGCGGAATACGAGGTGCCCAATGTTTGCCATGCCGTTCTGGTGAGCAGCACCGTGGCGGCAGGCACGATCAAAAGTATTGATGTAAGCGCCGCGCAACAGGCAGATGGGGTGCTTGACATTGTAACGCATCTGCATAAACCACTCGTACCCGGACTGGCAGACGAAGAAAAAATCAAGCAGTCAAGGTTTGGGCTGCCTGTATTTCATACCGACAAAATATTCTTCCGCGGCCAGCCAGTAGCCATGGTGATTGCCAAAACGCTGGAGGATGCGAACTACGCCGCGTCGTTAGTTGAAGTAACCTATAATGAAGCACCTGCGAAGGTAGATTTCGATGAAGCGCGCAAGTCAGTGGAACTCAAATCCGCCGGCCGCGAAAGAGGCAGTGAAGCCGCCTGGAATAACGCTGCTGCGATCATCGAGCAGGAATACAACATTGCCACCGAAGTGCATAACCCTATGGAAATGCATGCCACCATAGCACATTGGACGGCCGCAGACAAACTGGTGCTGTATGATAAGAACCAGGGTGTAATGAACGTGCAGCGCACTTTCGCCGGCTTGTTCAACATCCCTGCCGCAAACATCACCGTTCATAGTGAGTTTGTAGGTGGTGGTTTCGGTTCCGGTTTGCGCGTATGGTCTAATGCACTCGCAGCGATCATGGCTGCTTTACAGGTGAAAAGGCCGGTGAAACTGATGTTGACACGACCGCAGATGTTCTCGTTAACCGGTTACCGCCCGGCATCCTGGCAGAAGATAAAATTGGGCGCAGATGCCAATGGTGTGTTCCAGGGACTGGTGCACCAGGCAAAGAACGGCTCGTCTGTGTACGAAAACTTCAGCGAAGGAATTACCCGCATCTCCCGTATCACTTATAAATTCGATAACCTGAAGACCGAACAGATCGCCGTTCCGCTCAACCTGGGAACGCCCACCTGGATGCGCGGTCCGGGTGAGTGTACGGGCGCTTTTGCGCTGGAAAGTGCGATTGATGAATTGAGTTATAAACTGAACATAGATCCGGTGGAGCTGCGGTTGAAAAACTTCGCGTTGCGTAATGACCCGGAGAACGGTAAACCTTATTCCACCAACTTCGTGGATGAGGGCATTCGTAAAGGAGCGGAAATGATCGGCTGGAGTGCGCGTAAGTCACAACCCGGCGCGATCACGGAGGGCGATTGGAAGATCGGCTATGGCGTAGGCATCGGGATGTGGAGTGCAGGCCGTGGTACGGCCAGCGCAGGCATTACGATGAACAAAGATGGCGTGGTGACGATCAAGACCGCGATGACGGATATCGGTACGGGTACCGGCACGGCGATGCATAACATGGTGCATACGTTTACCGGCATTTCTAAGAATAAGATAAAGGTAGCGGTGGGCCACTCCGACTTGCCGACTGCGGGTAGTCAGGGTGGCAGTACCGGCCTGTCTTCCATCAGTGGTGCGGTATCCGCCGTGTGTGATGCGTTGAAGCTGAAGTTGGCGGGTTATGCGGCTGACATAAAGCCGGCATATAAAGATGCGAAAGTCGCAGATGTGTTGCTGTCGGATAAAGGCATTGCCTTCCAATCGGCGAACAACCAGTTCATCGCATGGCCGGCGCTCTGGGAGAAACATCAGCTTACGGAGCTGGATGTGGAAGCCAGTTCCGGACCGGGGCAGGAGCGGCAGCAGTATTCGTTCTGCGTATCGGCCGCTCACTTCGCGAAAGTGGGGGTGAACATCAAGACCGGTAAAGTGAAGATAGAGAAAGCCGTGTGTGTGGCCGATGGCGGCCGTATTGTAAACGAGAAACCAGCGGCCAACCAGGTGTCGGGCGCGATCGTAGGCGGTATTGGTATGGCACTGATGGAAGAAATACATGCGGATAAAAAGCTGGGTAACCTGGTGGGCAACGACCTGGCGGGATATCACTTCGCGGTAAATGCGGATGCGCCTATTTTGGAAGTTGCCTTCGTAAACAAACCCGATCCGAATATTAATCCGAGTGGGGCGAAAGGTCTTGGTGAAGTGGGCATTATCGGGTCTGCAGCGGCCATTGCCAACGCGATCTATAACGCTACCGGCAAAAGGCTGCGCGATCTGCCCATCACGCCCGATAAAATATTAATGTAG
- a CDS encoding FAD binding domain-containing protein — protein sequence MKPFSFGKRDNASKALAAKKDGAQFLAGGTNLVDLMKKHIATPDELIDINATLSNKVEAVNGGIRIGAMVRNSVIANDPMVLSKSPLVAKAVLAGASPQIRNMASTGGNLLQRTRCPYFYDVSTPCNKRKPGSGCSALEGSQRMSAVIGYNEQCVAVHPSDLCVALVALDAKVNILTKGEQRSVIPFRQFHKLPGNSPQLDNTLPENALIMSIDVPDEGFNKNYAYVKLRDRESYAFALVSVAAALKLQGNRITEARLASGGVAHKPWRWEKAEQFLKGKEATPANFGAAADVALEDVKPLPGNLFKKVMLRGAIETALQNSLTA from the coding sequence ATGAAGCCATTCTCTTTCGGTAAACGGGACAATGCCAGCAAAGCCCTGGCAGCAAAGAAGGACGGCGCACAGTTCCTCGCAGGCGGTACCAACCTGGTCGACCTGATGAAGAAGCATATTGCTACGCCTGACGAATTGATCGATATTAATGCAACGCTTTCCAATAAAGTTGAAGCCGTGAACGGTGGCATCCGAATCGGTGCCATGGTGCGCAACAGCGTGATAGCGAATGATCCGATGGTGTTGTCGAAAAGTCCGCTCGTCGCCAAAGCCGTACTGGCCGGCGCTTCGCCGCAGATCAGGAACATGGCCTCTACCGGGGGCAACCTGTTACAACGCACGCGCTGCCCGTACTTCTACGATGTAAGCACGCCTTGTAATAAACGCAAACCGGGCTCCGGCTGCAGCGCCCTCGAAGGCAGTCAGCGTATGAGTGCGGTGATAGGCTATAACGAACAGTGTGTGGCCGTGCATCCTTCCGACCTCTGTGTGGCGCTGGTAGCACTGGATGCAAAGGTGAACATCTTAACGAAGGGCGAACAACGTTCGGTCATTCCGTTCCGGCAGTTTCATAAGCTGCCCGGTAATTCACCGCAGCTTGATAACACCCTTCCCGAAAATGCACTGATCATGTCGATCGATGTGCCGGACGAAGGTTTCAATAAAAACTACGCGTACGTGAAACTGCGCGACCGTGAATCGTATGCATTTGCGCTGGTGTCAGTGGCAGCGGCGTTAAAGTTGCAGGGCAACCGCATTACGGAAGCGCGACTGGCTTCCGGTGGTGTGGCGCATAAACCCTGGCGCTGGGAAAAGGCGGAGCAGTTCCTGAAAGGGAAAGAGGCCACGCCGGCTAACTTCGGTGCGGCTGCAGATGTGGCGCTGGAGGATGTGAAGCCGTTACCAGGCAACTTATTTAAAAAAGTGATGTTAAGAGGTGCCATCGAAACGGCCCTGCAAAATTCTTTAACCGCCTAA
- a CDS encoding (2Fe-2S)-binding protein — MSKKQFYSRRFFLKTSGALAALAAIPASVKSFYLDARKLLVARKQTVPLPVSINKKAYKLSVDTRTTLLDLLRENLQLTGTKKGCDHGQCGACTVHVDGQRVLSCLTLAATLPGKEVTTIEGLSDGDKLHPMQQAFIECDGFQCGYCTPGQIMSAVACVKEGHTHSVEEIKEFMSGNLCRCGAYNGIVESIQKVAK; from the coding sequence ATGAGCAAGAAACAATTCTACAGCAGGCGGTTTTTTCTGAAAACCTCCGGGGCGCTGGCTGCATTGGCGGCCATTCCTGCGTCCGTAAAGTCATTTTACCTCGATGCCAGGAAACTACTCGTCGCACGTAAACAAACCGTGCCGCTACCCGTTTCCATCAACAAAAAGGCGTATAAGTTATCGGTGGATACCCGCACCACTTTGCTGGACCTGCTGCGCGAAAACCTGCAGCTCACCGGCACTAAAAAGGGCTGTGACCACGGGCAGTGTGGAGCTTGTACGGTACACGTAGACGGGCAACGGGTATTAAGCTGCCTGACGCTGGCCGCCACCTTGCCCGGCAAAGAAGTGACGACCATCGAAGGTTTGAGTGATGGCGATAAGTTACACCCGATGCAACAGGCGTTCATCGAATGCGACGGCTTCCAGTGCGGGTACTGCACACCCGGACAAATCATGTCGGCGGTGGCTTGTGTGAAAGAAGGGCATACGCATTCGGTGGAAGAGATCAAGGAGTTCATGAGCGGTAACCTTTGCCGCTGCGGTGCTTATAACGGTATTGTTGAATCCATTCAAAAAGTAGCAAAATGA
- a CDS encoding thioredoxin family protein has product MAKSVFYHAGCPVCVSAEQDIITLIGEENVEVVNIGEVRSRIAEAETAGVTSVPALVTPNGNVLHINFGASMADVKG; this is encoded by the coding sequence ATGGCAAAATCAGTATTCTATCACGCGGGCTGCCCCGTTTGTGTAAGCGCAGAACAAGACATCATCACCCTGATAGGTGAAGAAAATGTGGAAGTGGTGAACATCGGCGAAGTACGCAGCCGTATTGCAGAAGCGGAAACTGCGGGTGTGACATCCGTACCCGCTTTGGTTACGCCGAACGGCAATGTGTTGCACATTAACTTCGGCGCTTCCATGGCAGATGTGAAAGGTTGA
- a CDS encoding dihydrodipicolinate synthase family protein, producing the protein MNKIPFKGVIAYPITPFDAGEKVDVPLFRRLVERLVANGSHGIAPLGSTGVLPYLSDEEKEAVTEATLLQVAGRVPVLVGVSNLTTEKTIYHAQFAEKAGATAVMIIPMSYWKLTDDEIVAHYDAVASKISIPIMAYNNPATGGVDMSPALLKRLLEIPNVTMIKESTGDVQRMHHLRRELGEDVAFYNGSNPLALAAFSAGATGWCTAAPNLIPSLNLALCEAVEANDLAKAQRVFYEQLELLKFIVVKGLPRAIKAGLNILGEEGGYLRSPLKPLTDEEITELRNILTQIKN; encoded by the coding sequence ATGAACAAAATTCCATTTAAAGGCGTCATCGCCTATCCCATCACACCCTTCGATGCCGGGGAGAAAGTAGACGTGCCCCTGTTTCGCAGGCTGGTAGAAAGGCTGGTGGCTAACGGCTCGCACGGCATCGCGCCGCTCGGCAGCACAGGTGTACTGCCTTACCTCAGCGATGAGGAAAAAGAAGCGGTGACGGAGGCGACACTACTCCAGGTAGCAGGTCGTGTACCCGTACTAGTTGGGGTATCGAACCTCACCACGGAGAAGACCATCTACCACGCGCAGTTTGCCGAAAAGGCAGGCGCCACGGCAGTCATGATCATCCCGATGAGTTATTGGAAACTAACCGACGATGAGATTGTAGCGCACTACGATGCGGTGGCTTCGAAGATTTCTATTCCCATCATGGCGTATAACAACCCGGCAACGGGTGGGGTGGATATGTCGCCCGCCTTATTAAAACGCCTGCTGGAAATCCCGAACGTGACCATGATCAAAGAAAGCACCGGCGACGTGCAGCGGATGCACCACCTGCGCCGGGAGCTGGGAGAGGACGTGGCTTTCTATAACGGTTCCAATCCACTGGCCCTGGCCGCCTTTTCGGCCGGTGCTACGGGTTGGTGTACGGCGGCGCCGAATCTTATCCCCTCGCTCAACCTCGCCTTGTGCGAAGCGGTGGAAGCGAACGACCTGGCAAAGGCGCAGCGCGTGTTTTACGAACAGCTGGAACTCCTGAAGTTCATCGTCGTAAAAGGATTGCCCCGGGCAATCAAAGCAGGTCTCAACATCCTCGGCGAAGAGGGCGGATATTTAAGAAGTCCCCTGAAACCTTTGACAGACGAAGAGATCACAGAACTAAGAAACATCTTAACTCAAATTAAAAACTAA
- a CDS encoding cupin domain-containing protein — translation MAKLETVKPGTEIVTAIHEEQKQFSSKDFHQTFARPQFVRPSHLVHKNVEQAGVHNQFSAERKHPVFFVNLPSKNVSMTIGGLLPGQLTNRHRHTYETVLYVISGKGWTEIENERIEWEAGDAVYIPSWAWHRHQNVSDTEPAKYIACENAPQLQNLGVALREEEGRDL, via the coding sequence ATGGCAAAGCTAGAAACAGTTAAACCAGGTACAGAGATCGTAACAGCGATTCACGAAGAGCAGAAGCAGTTCAGCTCAAAGGACTTTCACCAGACCTTCGCCAGGCCTCAGTTTGTAAGACCTTCACATCTCGTTCATAAAAACGTGGAGCAGGCCGGCGTACACAACCAGTTTTCGGCAGAACGTAAACACCCGGTATTTTTCGTCAACCTGCCCAGCAAAAATGTAAGTATGACCATTGGCGGACTGCTGCCGGGACAACTGACCAATCGTCACCGCCACACCTACGAAACCGTATTGTACGTGATTTCCGGTAAGGGCTGGACCGAAATAGAGAACGAGCGTATCGAGTGGGAAGCCGGCGACGCGGTATACATTCCTTCCTGGGCATGGCACCGCCACCAGAACGTGAGCGATACCGAACCGGCCAAATACATCGCCTGTGAAAATGCGCCGCAGCTGCAAAACCTCGGCGTAGCGCTCCGCGAAGAAGAAGGAAGAGATCTTTAA
- a CDS encoding PLP-dependent aminotransferase family protein: MLRPWKLKIQLDPQSEKAIYLQLADAIIADIRSGRLKGGTALPGSRALANELQLNRNTIVEALNVLLNEEWIISRERKGTFVAEELPILSKRRSGSSEDKPREEKAPLFHIIFDDGAPDSKIAPIDELVRAYRQIFKQKGRWQMMGYGCEYGEVEFRGALAQMLNHQRGMQVDADKICVTRGSQMAMYLTAHCLLTKGDAILIETPGYKPAWKAFEATGATLLPVRVDKDGLLISDVETHLQSGKRIKALYTTPHHQYPTTVTLSLQRRLELVRLSNEHGFTIIEDDYDNEFHFGYRPVLPICSFEGMKNFVYIGTMSKVVAPALRIGYLVCGRPALLDKAADLRKIIDVQGDTIMEQAVLQLINDGTIKRHLKRATGYYRSKRDFTAGLLQTHLAEKALFDTPDGGLAFWVLPNKKTDWPSVSKKLQAKGIKIITPEQYSFGKMENGIRLSYGSLSEKQLEEGIAALGRLL; the protein is encoded by the coding sequence ATGCTCAGACCATGGAAACTGAAAATCCAGCTCGACCCGCAATCAGAAAAGGCCATTTATCTTCAACTGGCCGATGCGATTATCGCAGACATCCGCTCCGGCCGGCTGAAAGGCGGCACGGCATTACCGGGCAGCAGGGCGCTGGCGAATGAGTTACAGCTCAATCGTAATACGATCGTAGAAGCCTTAAATGTGTTACTGAACGAAGAGTGGATCATATCGCGCGAGCGGAAGGGCACCTTTGTGGCGGAGGAATTACCAATACTCTCGAAACGCCGTAGTGGTTCTTCGGAAGATAAGCCCAGAGAAGAAAAGGCCCCGCTGTTCCACATCATATTCGACGACGGCGCGCCCGATAGTAAGATCGCCCCGATCGATGAACTGGTGCGGGCTTACCGGCAGATTTTCAAACAGAAAGGAAGATGGCAGATGATGGGCTACGGCTGCGAGTACGGCGAAGTGGAATTTCGTGGCGCACTGGCCCAAATGCTCAATCACCAACGTGGCATGCAGGTAGATGCCGACAAGATATGCGTCACCCGCGGCAGCCAGATGGCCATGTACCTTACTGCACATTGCCTGCTTACCAAAGGCGACGCCATCCTCATAGAAACACCCGGTTACAAACCCGCCTGGAAAGCCTTTGAAGCAACAGGCGCCACATTGTTGCCCGTGCGGGTCGATAAAGACGGATTATTGATCAGCGACGTGGAAACGCACCTGCAATCGGGTAAACGCATCAAGGCATTATACACAACGCCACATCATCAATATCCCACCACCGTTACCCTTAGTCTGCAACGCCGGCTGGAGCTGGTGCGCCTTTCGAACGAACATGGGTTTACAATTATCGAAGACGATTACGATAACGAGTTTCACTTCGGGTACCGGCCCGTACTGCCGATATGCAGCTTCGAGGGAATGAAAAACTTCGTGTACATCGGCACCATGAGTAAAGTAGTGGCCCCCGCACTCCGCATCGGCTACCTCGTATGCGGCCGCCCCGCGTTGCTGGACAAAGCCGCTGATCTGAGAAAGATCATCGATGTGCAGGGCGATACCATTATGGAGCAGGCCGTGTTACAACTGATCAATGACGGCACCATCAAACGCCACCTGAAACGGGCCACAGGCTATTACAGATCGAAACGTGACTTTACGGCGGGTTTGCTACAAACACATCTTGCAGAGAAAGCGTTATTCGATACGCCCGACGGTGGCCTGGCGTTCTGGGTACTACCGAACAAAAAGACCGACTGGCCGTCCGTGTCAAAAAAACTACAGGCGAAAGGGATTAAGATCATTACGCCGGAACAGTATAGTTTTGGCAAGATGGAGAACGGCATCCGGCTGAGTTACGGCTCGTTGTCGGAGAAGCAGTTGGAGGAAGGGATAGCGGCGTTGGGGAGGTTGTTGTAA
- a CDS encoding FAD-dependent oxidoreductase — protein MLLRNKRVAIVGGGPGGLMLARLLQLNDVQVAVYERDTDQQIRSQGATLDLHEESGLAAIRKAGLLDEFYARHRPGAGLLKVLSPDMQVHIDDHAADQQLADSRPEIDRADLREMLLASLKPDTVHWDHQFSAMTPQNTGWTIHFRNQPPGYADLVIAADGANSKLRPYMTDIQPVYSGITIVEGNIYHAEKNAPNLWQLVSGGKIFALGHEQSIILSAKGDGSLSFYTGCKVEEAWASNSGINFTSKRDVFAWFKTAFAAWHVGWQELFDSDDMWFVPRPQYHFPLDQSWITHPNVTMLGDAAHRMPPYAGEGVNMALQDALELSEYLSVGASIPEALAAYERAMLQRAAEVTRITLESTEGLHSRDGVKWIGEVFSGEH, from the coding sequence ATGTTATTACGCAATAAACGGGTAGCCATTGTAGGTGGTGGCCCAGGTGGATTAATGCTCGCCAGGTTATTACAATTGAACGACGTACAGGTGGCCGTGTACGAACGTGATACCGACCAGCAAATCCGCTCCCAGGGCGCCACGCTTGATCTGCACGAGGAGTCGGGACTGGCTGCTATTCGTAAAGCCGGATTACTCGATGAATTCTATGCCCGTCACCGCCCAGGAGCCGGACTACTGAAGGTTTTGTCGCCCGACATGCAGGTGCATATCGATGACCATGCCGCCGATCAGCAGCTGGCGGATAGCCGCCCGGAAATAGACCGTGCCGACCTCCGCGAAATGTTGCTCGCATCTTTAAAGCCCGACACCGTTCACTGGGATCATCAATTCTCCGCCATGACTCCCCAGAATACGGGCTGGACGATCCACTTCAGGAACCAGCCACCCGGTTACGCCGACTTAGTGATCGCCGCAGACGGTGCCAATTCGAAGCTGCGGCCCTACATGACGGACATACAGCCAGTGTATTCCGGTATCACGATAGTAGAAGGCAATATCTATCACGCAGAAAAGAACGCCCCAAACCTCTGGCAGCTCGTCTCCGGAGGAAAGATATTTGCACTCGGTCATGAACAATCTATCATCCTCAGCGCGAAAGGCGACGGCAGCCTGTCTTTCTACACCGGCTGTAAAGTCGAAGAAGCCTGGGCCTCCAACAGCGGCATCAACTTCACCAGCAAACGAGATGTCTTTGCATGGTTCAAAACCGCCTTCGCCGCCTGGCACGTAGGCTGGCAGGAGCTGTTCGATAGTGACGACATGTGGTTCGTGCCTCGTCCTCAATATCATTTTCCTTTAGATCAATCGTGGATCACCCATCCGAACGTAACCATGCTTGGTGACGCCGCGCATCGTATGCCGCCATACGCGGGTGAAGGCGTGAATATGGCTTTGCAGGATGCGCTGGAGTTGTCGGAATATTTATCTGTAGGTGCAAGCATCCCCGAAGCGCTGGCCGCTTACGAGCGTGCGATGCTGCAACGGGCAGCGGAGGTGACCCGCATTACGCTGGAGTCAACCGAAGGCTTACATTCACGGGATGGCGTGAAGTGGATAGGGGAGGTGTTTAGCGGGGAGCACTAA
- a CDS encoding helix-turn-helix domain-containing protein yields the protein MNDDIAYQIKSPDASLAPYVESYWLLHNRAATSKEVVILPDGRIDLFFSVTEGQGFTATLLGIGTQPEQASIPPGRLTFAISFKPLAAEYVLHTPVSHLVNSATRQPAGFWGFEATDMQNFDVFCEKAARQIQAALEGDIDNRKQQLFELIFASNGAITVKELSDRVYWSSRQINRYFQQYLGLPLKVYCNILRFRASFKGIKEGKLFPGENFADQSHFIKEVKKLAGVLPKELKQNPNDRFIQFSTLGRR from the coding sequence ATGAACGACGATATCGCTTACCAAATAAAATCACCCGACGCCTCGCTGGCGCCTTACGTAGAAAGCTACTGGCTGCTGCACAACCGTGCTGCAACCAGCAAAGAGGTGGTGATTCTGCCCGATGGGCGTATCGACTTGTTCTTTTCGGTCACCGAAGGGCAGGGCTTTACGGCCACGCTGCTCGGTATCGGTACGCAGCCGGAACAGGCGAGTATTCCTCCCGGCAGGCTTACGTTTGCGATCAGCTTTAAACCACTCGCTGCGGAATACGTTTTGCATACACCGGTCAGCCACCTCGTAAACAGCGCTACCAGGCAGCCTGCCGGCTTCTGGGGTTTCGAGGCAACGGATATGCAAAACTTTGACGTTTTCTGCGAGAAGGCAGCACGGCAAATACAGGCAGCGTTGGAAGGCGACATAGATAACCGCAAGCAACAATTATTTGAGTTGATATTCGCCTCCAATGGTGCTATCACCGTAAAAGAACTGTCGGACCGGGTATACTGGAGCAGCCGGCAGATCAACCGGTATTTTCAGCAGTACTTAGGCCTTCCGTTGAAGGTGTATTGCAACATCCTCCGCTTTCGCGCATCATTCAAAGGCATCAAAGAAGGGAAGCTGTTCCCCGGAGAAAACTTCGCCGACCAGTCGCATTTCATCAAAGAAGTAAAGAAGCTGGCAGGTGTTTTGCCCAAGGAATTAAAGCAGAACCCGAACGACCGATTTATACAATTTTCCACCCTCGGGCGGCGCTAA
- a CDS encoding cupin: protein MTTPQSIHVPPEGNFPNSHLPVLYYPQALTLPRFFSGRYVRQLFRKNGWRNNWRSGIFTYHHYHSTAHEVIGFIEGRTSLQLGGISGPVLRLQKFDVLVIPAGVAHKNLGGENDVICIGGYPDGRNYDMNYGTPRELPSARVKIAAVPVPSTDPITGQPLTYWT from the coding sequence ATGACAACGCCTCAATCCATACATGTACCCCCGGAGGGTAATTTTCCGAACAGTCATTTGCCGGTACTGTACTATCCGCAGGCACTCACGTTGCCGCGTTTCTTCTCCGGCCGTTACGTACGGCAGCTATTCCGTAAAAACGGGTGGCGCAATAACTGGCGGTCCGGCATCTTCACCTATCATCATTACCATAGTACCGCCCATGAAGTAATAGGTTTCATCGAAGGCCGCACGTCTTTGCAGTTAGGCGGCATCAGCGGGCCGGTGTTACGGCTTCAGAAGTTCGACGTACTGGTGATCCCCGCCGGTGTAGCGCATAAGAACCTGGGTGGCGAGAATGACGTCATTTGCATCGGCGGTTACCCGGATGGGCGCAATTATGATATGAATTACGGCACGCCGCGTGAGCTGCCGTCGGCCCGGGTAAAGATAGCTGCTGTGCCGGTGCCTTCCACCGACCCCATTACGGGGCAACCATTGACGTACTGGACATGA